A genomic region of Zea mays cultivar B73 chromosome 6, Zm-B73-REFERENCE-NAM-5.0, whole genome shotgun sequence contains the following coding sequences:
- the LOC103630574 gene encoding 14-3-3-like protein GF14-C gives MSREDNVYMAKLAEQAERYEEMVEYMEKVAKTVDVEELTVEERNLLFVAYKNVIGARRASWRIISSIEHKEESRKNEEHVIQIKEYRGKIEAELSNICDGILKLIDSHLVPSSTAAESKVFYLKMKGDYHRYLAEFKTGAERKEAAESTMIAYKAAQDIALAELASTHPIRLGLALNFSVFYYEIMNSPDKACNLARQAFDEAISQLDTLGEDSYKDSTLIMQLLRDNLTLWSADSTTEDGIEEGNEASKGDAGEGQ, from the exons ATGTCGCGGGAGGATAATGTTTACATGGCCAAGCTGGCTGAGCAAGCAGAACGGTACGAGGAAATGGTTGAGTACATGGAGAAGGTGGCTAAGACCGTAGATGTGGAAGAGCTCACCGTTGAGGAGCGGAACCTCTTATTTGTTGCCTACAAGAACGTAATTGGGGCCCGCCGTGCCTCATGGCGCATTATCTCCTCCATTGAGCATAAGGAGGAGTCCCGTAAGAATGAGGAACATGTTATTCAGATCAAGGAGTATCGTGGCAAGATTGAGGCTGAATTGAGCAACATTTGTGATGGTATCCTGAAGTTGATCGACTCTCACCTTGTGCCTTCCTCCACTGCTGCAGAGTCGAAGGTGTTTTACCTCAAGATGAAGGGAGATTATCACAG GTACCTTGCTGAGTTTAAGACTGGTGCTGAGAGGAAGGAAGCTGCAGAGAGTACAATGATAGCTTATAAGGCAGCTCAG GATATTGCGTTGGCGGAACTGGCATCTACTCATCCCATAAGACTTGGACTTGCACTTAACTTCTCAGTTTTCTATTACGAGATTATGAACTCTCCAGACAAAGCTTGCAACCTTGCCAGGCAG GCGTTTGATGAGGCTATTTCTCAGTTGGATACGCTTGGCGAGGATTCATACAAAGATAGCACCTTAATCATGCAGCTCCTGAGGGACAACTTAACCCTATGGTCCGCTGACAGCACAACG GAGGATGGCATCGAGGAGGGCAATGAGGCCTCGAAGGGTGATGCTGGTGAGGGTCAGTAG
- the LOC100273952 gene encoding Probable cysteine protease RD21B-like precursor, producing MPSVHHHLLLLTLAALAVAAATASAGGDPPAIEAQFDAWCAEHGKAYATPEERAARLAVFADNAAFVAAHNARAGANAAGGGGGGAAPPSYTLALNAFADLTHEEFRAARLGRIAPGAALRSRAAPVYWGLGGGAAVPDALDWRKSGAVTKVKDQGSCGACWSFSATGAMEGINKIKTGSLVSLSEQELIDCDRSYNSGCGGGLMDYAYKFVIKNGGIDTEEDYPYREADGTCNKNKLKKRVVTIDGYTDVPSNKEDLLLQAVAQQPVSVGICGSARAFQLYYQGIFDGPCPTSLDHAVLIVGYGSEGGKDYWIVKNSWGESWGMKGYMHMHRNTGDSKGVCGINMMASFPTKTSPNPPPSPGPGPTKCSLLTYCPEGSTCCCSWRVLGFCLSWSCCELDNAVCCKDNRYCCPHDYPVCDTGRGQCLKASGNFSAIEGIRRKQSFSKAPSWTGWLELMDQ from the exons ATGCCCTCCgtccaccaccacctcctcctcctgACGCTCGCCGCCTTGGCCGTGGCGGCAGCCACCGCTAGCGCCGGCGGGGACCCGCCGGCAATCGAGGCGCAGTTCGACGCCTGGTGCGCGGAGCACGGGAAGGCCTACGCCACGCCCGAGGAGCGCGCCGCGCGGCTGGCCGTGTTCGCGGACAACGCCGCCTTCGTCGCCGCGCACAACGCCCGTGCAGGCGCCAACGccgctggcggcggcggcggcggcgccgcgcCCCCGTCCTACACGCTCGCGCTCAACGCCTTCGCGGACCTCACGCACGAGGAGTTCCGCGCCGCGCGCCTCGGCCGCATCGCGCCGGGGGCGGCGCTCCGGAGCCGCGCCGCGCCCGTGTACTGGGGCCTCGGCGGCGGTGCCGCGGTGCCTGATGCGCTGGACTGGAGGAAGAGCGGGGCCGTCACCAAGGTCAAGGACCAAGGCAGCTGCG GAGCTTGTTGGAGTTTTTCCGCAACAGGTGCTATGGAAGGAATAAACAAAATAAAGACAGGCTCTCTGGTCAGTCTTTCTGAACAGGAACTAATTGACTGTGACAGATCTTATAATAGTGGCTGTGGTGGTGGCCTCATGGATTATGCTTATAAGTTTGTGATAAAAAATGGTGGAATTGACACAGAGGAGGACTACCCCTATCGTGAAGCAGATGGGACATGTAACAAGAACAAG CTGAAAAAGCGAGTTGTGACTATTGATGGTTACACTGATGTACCTTCCAACAAAGAAGATTTGTTACTTCAGGCTGTTGCCCAGCAACCTGTTAGTGTAGGAATATGTGGTAGCGCTAGAGCATTTCAGTTATACTACCAG GGTATCTTTGATGGTCCATGTCCGACATCTCTTGATCATGCTGTGTTAATCGTTGGCTATGGTTCTGAAGGTGGCAAGGATTACTGGATTGTGAAAAACTCTTGGGGTGAAAGTTGGGGAATGAAGGGCTATATGCATATGCATCGAAACACTGGTGATTCCAAGGGTGTCTGCGGTATAAACATGATGGCATCATTTCCTACCAAAACAAGCCCGAATCCTCCTCCTTCACCAGGCCCAGGTCCTACCAAATGCAGTCTGCTCACATACTGTCCTGAGGGATCCACCTGTTGTTGCTCATGGCGTGTCTTGGGCTTTTGCCTTTCCTGGAGCTGTTGCGAACTGGACAATGCAGTTTGCTGCAAGGATAACCGGTACTGCTGCCCTCATGACTATCCTGTTTGTGATACAGGTCGCGGGCAGTGTCTCAAG GCCAGCGGCAACTTCTCTGCTATAGAAGGAATCAGGAGGAAACAGTCTTTCTCTAAAGCTCCCTCGTGGACTGGCTGGCTGGAGTTGATGGACCAATGA